From a single Pseudomonas sp. A34-9 genomic region:
- a CDS encoding low specificity L-threonine aldolase: MTDKSQQFASDNYSGICPEAWAAMEQANHGHQRAYGDDEWTARASDHFRQLFETDCEVFFAFNGTAANSLALSSLCQSYHSVICSETAHVETDECGAPEFFSNGSKLLIAGTENGKITPQSIREVALKRQDIHYPKPRVVTLTQATEVGSVYTPEEVRAISATCKELGLHLHMDGARFSNACAFLGCSPADLTWKAGVDVLCFGGTKNGMAVGEAILFFNHKLAEDFDYRCKQAGQLASKMRFLSAPWVGILENDAWLKYARHANHCAQLLAELVSDIPGVELMFPVQANGVFLQLSEPAIAALTAKNWRFYTFIGKGGARFMCSWDTEEERVRELARDIREVMSA, translated from the coding sequence ATGACCGACAAGAGCCAACAATTCGCCAGCGACAACTATTCCGGTATCTGCCCTGAAGCCTGGGCTGCAATGGAACAGGCCAACCACGGCCACCAGCGCGCGTATGGCGACGATGAATGGACCGCACGCGCGTCCGACCATTTCCGCCAACTGTTCGAAACCGACTGCGAAGTGTTCTTCGCCTTCAACGGCACCGCCGCCAACTCGCTAGCCCTGTCGTCGCTGTGCCAGAGTTACCACAGCGTGATCTGCTCGGAAACCGCCCACGTCGAAACCGACGAATGCGGCGCCCCGGAATTTTTCTCCAACGGTTCGAAACTGCTGATCGCCGGCACTGAAAACGGCAAGATCACCCCACAATCGATCCGCGAAGTCGCGCTCAAGCGCCAGGACATCCACTACCCGAAACCGCGCGTGGTGACCCTGACCCAGGCCACTGAAGTCGGCAGCGTCTACACCCCGGAAGAAGTCCGCGCCATCAGCGCCACTTGCAAAGAGCTGGGCCTGCACCTGCACATGGACGGCGCACGCTTTTCCAACGCCTGCGCATTCCTCGGCTGCTCGCCGGCGGATCTGACCTGGAAGGCCGGTGTTGACGTGCTGTGCTTCGGCGGCACCAAAAACGGCATGGCCGTGGGTGAAGCCATCCTGTTCTTCAATCACAAACTGGCGGAAGACTTCGATTACCGCTGCAAACAGGCCGGGCAACTGGCGTCGAAAATGCGCTTCCTCTCGGCACCGTGGGTCGGCATCCTCGAAAACGACGCGTGGCTCAAATACGCCCGCCACGCCAACCACTGCGCACAGTTGCTGGCCGAACTGGTCAGCGACATTCCCGGCGTCGAATTGATGTTCCCGGTGCAGGCCAACGGCGTGTTCCTGCAACTGTCGGAACCGGCGATTGCCGCGTTGACCGCGAAGAACTGGCGGTTCTACACCTTCATCGGCAAGGGCGGCGCGCGCTTCATGTGCTCCTGGGACACCGAAGAAGAACGCGTCCGCGAACTGGCCCGCGACATCCGCGAAGTCATGTCCGCCTGA
- a CDS encoding NAD(P)-dependent oxidoreductase, protein MSLQGKTLFITGASRGIGREIALRAAKDGANIVIAAKSAEPHAKLPGTIHSVAKEVEAAGGKALALQVDVRDEDAVRQALAQANEHFGGIDALVNNAGAIKLTGVQHIELKRFDLMHQINTRAVLLCSQAALPYLKKSAGHILNLSPPLNLASKWFAQFSPYTVTKYGMSMLTLGMSEEFASYGISVNSLWPQTMIATAAIEFQLGNRESFKQARTPAIMADAAHLILSSRGRQISGRLLIDEEILRESGVSEFEHYRFEPGSDAALMTDLFVD, encoded by the coding sequence ATGTCGTTACAAGGCAAAACCCTGTTCATCACCGGCGCCAGCCGTGGCATTGGCCGTGAGATTGCGCTGCGGGCTGCGAAGGACGGGGCCAATATCGTGATTGCGGCCAAGAGTGCCGAGCCCCATGCCAAATTACCCGGCACCATCCACAGTGTGGCCAAAGAAGTCGAAGCGGCGGGCGGCAAGGCCTTGGCGCTGCAAGTGGATGTGCGTGATGAAGACGCCGTGCGTCAGGCACTGGCTCAAGCCAACGAACATTTCGGCGGCATCGATGCGCTGGTGAACAATGCCGGGGCGATCAAGCTCACCGGCGTGCAGCACATCGAACTCAAGCGTTTCGACCTGATGCACCAGATCAACACCCGCGCGGTGTTGCTGTGCAGCCAGGCAGCCCTGCCCTATCTGAAGAAATCCGCCGGGCACATTCTCAACCTGTCACCGCCGCTGAATCTGGCGAGCAAATGGTTTGCGCAGTTCAGCCCGTACACCGTGACCAAGTACGGCATGAGCATGCTGACGCTGGGGATGAGCGAGGAATTTGCCAGTTACGGGATCAGTGTCAATTCGCTGTGGCCGCAGACGATGATTGCGACGGCGGCGATTGAATTTCAGCTGGGCAACCGGGAGTCGTTCAAACAGGCGCGGACGCCGGCAATCATGGCGGATGCGGCGCATTTGATTTTGAGTAGTCGCGGACGGCAGATCAGCGGGCGATTGTTGATTGATGAGGAGATTTTGCGGGAAAGCGGCGTTAGCGAGTTTGAGCATTACCGGTTCGAACCGGGGAGTGATGCGGCGTTGATGACGGATTTGTTTGTTGACTGA
- the gbcB gene encoding glycine-betaine demethylase subunit GbcB: MSNSFLNPVTTQTWANGRHIVRCVKVIQETWDVRTFCFMADQPILFFFKPGQFVTLELEIEGQPIMRSYTISSSPSVPYSFSVTIKRVPGGKVSNWLHDTLHEGQELAVHGPVGLFNAIDFPSPKVLYLSGGVGITPCMSMARWFYDTNANVDMTFIHSARSPKDIIYHRELEHMASRIDNFSLHLICEKHGLGEPWAGYRGYLNHKMLELMVPDFLEREVFCCGPTPYMNAVKRLLEVAGYDMSRYHEESFGATPPEARADAVEQAEQAADAPEIDAADLHQVEFTSSGKSIRVAPGETVHAAAAKLGLMIPKACGMGICGTCKVLKLGGEVEMEHNGGITEDDEAEGFILSCCSVPKGDVRIEF, translated from the coding sequence ATGTCCAACAGCTTCCTGAATCCGGTCACCACCCAGACCTGGGCCAATGGCCGACACATCGTCCGTTGCGTCAAAGTCATCCAGGAAACCTGGGACGTGCGCACCTTCTGCTTTATGGCTGATCAGCCGATCCTGTTCTTCTTCAAGCCCGGGCAGTTCGTCACCCTGGAGCTGGAAATCGAAGGCCAGCCGATCATGCGCTCGTACACCATCTCCAGTTCGCCGTCGGTGCCGTACAGCTTTTCGGTGACGATCAAGCGGGTGCCGGGCGGCAAAGTCTCCAATTGGCTGCACGACACGCTGCATGAAGGGCAAGAACTGGCGGTGCACGGGCCGGTCGGGCTGTTCAACGCGATTGACTTCCCGAGCCCGAAAGTCCTCTACCTGAGCGGCGGCGTCGGCATCACGCCGTGCATGTCGATGGCGCGCTGGTTTTACGACACCAACGCCAACGTCGACATGACTTTCATCCACAGTGCGCGTTCGCCGAAAGACATCATTTACCATCGCGAGCTGGAACACATGGCGTCGCGGATCGATAACTTCAGCCTGCACCTGATCTGTGAGAAGCACGGCTTGGGCGAGCCATGGGCCGGTTATCGCGGCTATCTGAACCACAAGATGCTTGAGCTGATGGTGCCGGACTTCCTTGAGCGCGAAGTGTTCTGCTGCGGCCCGACGCCGTACATGAATGCGGTCAAGCGCCTGCTGGAAGTGGCCGGTTACGACATGTCGCGTTATCACGAGGAGTCCTTCGGCGCCACGCCGCCTGAAGCCCGTGCCGATGCGGTGGAACAAGCGGAACAGGCCGCCGATGCGCCGGAAATCGATGCGGCGGATCTGCATCAGGTGGAATTCACTTCGTCCGGCAAGAGCATTCGTGTGGCGCCGGGTGAGACTGTGCATGCGGCGGCGGCCAAGCTGGGCTTGATGATTCCGAAGGCTTGCGGCATGGGGATTTGCGGGACTTGCAAGGTGCTGAAGCTGGGCGGTGAAGTGGAGATGGAGCATAACGGCGGGATTACCGAGGATGACGAGGCGGAAGGGTTTATCTTGTCGTGCTGCAGCGTGCCGAAGGGCGATGTGCGTATCGAATTCTGA
- the gbcA gene encoding glycine-betaine demethylase subunit GbcA gives MDVTAKISLGDPLEPARKATAQMLQERERTFSLPQPFYSDERLFDIDMQEIFQKEWLIAGMTCEIPAKGNYLTLQVGKNPIIVIRGADGVVHAFHNVCRHRGSRLCTSEKGKVAKLVCHYHQWTYELDGRLLFAGTEMGADFDMKQYGLKPVNVKTAGGYIFISLAENPPAIDDFLSTLNHYMEPYDMENTKVAITTTLMEKANWKLVLENNRECYHCNASHPELLKTLLEWDDVTDPRADQAFKDHVAASAAAWEAEKIPYAHASFGLRNRIVRMPLLKGTVSMTLDGKQGCAKLMGRIKNPDLGSMRILHLPHSWNHCMGDHIIVFTVWPISAQETMVTTKWLVHKDAVEGVDYDVDRMRQVWDATNDQDRRLAEENQRGINSTAYQPGPYSKTYEFGVVNFVDWYSERLLNNLGAEPAPYLKGVPVQG, from the coding sequence ATGGACGTCACCGCAAAAATCAGCCTGGGCGATCCGCTGGAACCCGCACGCAAGGCCACCGCACAAATGCTCCAGGAACGCGAGCGGACGTTTTCGCTGCCACAACCGTTCTACAGCGACGAGCGGCTGTTCGATATCGACATGCAGGAGATCTTCCAGAAAGAGTGGTTGATCGCCGGCATGACCTGCGAGATCCCGGCCAAGGGCAACTACCTGACCCTGCAGGTCGGCAAGAACCCGATCATCGTCATCCGTGGCGCTGACGGCGTAGTCCACGCCTTCCATAACGTCTGTCGCCACCGTGGCTCGCGCCTGTGCACCAGTGAAAAAGGCAAGGTTGCCAAACTGGTCTGCCACTACCACCAGTGGACCTACGAGCTGGACGGCCGCCTGCTGTTCGCCGGCACCGAAATGGGCGCCGACTTCGACATGAAGCAGTACGGCCTGAAACCGGTGAACGTGAAGACGGCCGGCGGCTACATCTTCATCAGCCTGGCGGAAAATCCACCGGCCATCGATGACTTCCTGTCGACGCTGAACCATTACATGGAACCGTACGACATGGAGAACACCAAGGTGGCGATCACCACCACCTTGATGGAAAAGGCCAACTGGAAACTGGTGCTGGAAAACAACCGCGAGTGCTACCACTGCAACGCGTCGCACCCGGAACTGCTGAAAACCTTGCTGGAATGGGACGACGTCACCGACCCACGCGCCGATCAGGCGTTCAAGGATCACGTCGCCGCGTCCGCCGCTGCCTGGGAAGCCGAGAAGATCCCCTACGCCCACGCCAGCTTCGGCCTGCGCAACCGCATCGTACGCATGCCACTGCTCAAGGGCACCGTGTCGATGACCCTCGACGGCAAACAGGGCTGCGCGAAACTGATGGGCCGGATCAAGAACCCGGATCTGGGTTCGATGCGCATCCTGCACCTGCCGCATTCGTGGAACCACTGCATGGGCGACCACATCATCGTCTTCACCGTGTGGCCGATCAGCGCGCAGGAAACCATGGTTACCACCAAATGGCTGGTGCACAAAGACGCGGTTGAGGGCGTCGATTACGACGTGGATCGTATGCGTCAGGTGTGGGATGCGACCAATGATCAGGATCGGCGTCTGGCTGAGGAGAACCAGCGCGGGATCAACTCGACGGCTTATCAGCCTGGGCCTTATTCCAAGACTTATGAGTTTGGCGTGGTCAACTTTGTCGACTGGTACAGCGAGCGCCTGCTGAACAACCTCGGTGCCGAGCCGGCCCCGTACCTCAAGGGCGTCCCGGTTCAGGGCTAA
- a CDS encoding metallophosphoesterase: MSLVSHWEHEYDKVKVRIHGLFTRMEMAWMKLISELEPQEFQAIIKLLQRGHDQAQYVLKNGELPTDEPTVPWELSHGLSILRIGNATPLPQSTDQLQTRVLKDGSLLGCRKWELLDLLWSEALLKWIENLRHHATFGTDPAVVQMDRDVTLAIAGDWGTGPFDSHAPAVSVANQMQLAQADFTVHLGDVYYAGSHSQEDVDMAGWPMGTHGSFTLNSNHEMYSGAHGYFKELAKRFPGQQGTSYFALINDDWLVVGLDSAYASDAMNLYMDGTLNEPQIEWMKGLPKRKKIMVLSHHQGFDISGHNKTALYQPVCDALGREPDYWYWGHLHNGIVYAQQGGLHARCAGHGAIPYGNASELDGHSRVLWSETQSAKDPAYPDRVLNGYAKIRLVGEDIFEEFIGEDGSVRWSSK; the protein is encoded by the coding sequence ATGTCACTGGTCAGTCATTGGGAACACGAGTACGACAAGGTCAAAGTGCGCATTCACGGCTTGTTCACGCGCATGGAAATGGCCTGGATGAAGCTCATCAGCGAGCTGGAGCCGCAGGAGTTTCAGGCGATCATCAAACTGCTGCAACGCGGCCACGATCAGGCGCAATACGTGCTGAAAAACGGCGAGTTACCGACGGATGAACCGACAGTGCCGTGGGAGTTGTCCCACGGCTTGTCGATCCTGCGTATCGGCAACGCCACACCGTTGCCGCAATCGACCGATCAACTGCAAACCCGCGTGCTCAAGGACGGCAGTCTGCTCGGTTGTCGCAAGTGGGAATTGCTCGATCTGTTGTGGAGCGAGGCGCTGCTGAAGTGGATCGAGAACCTGCGCCATCACGCGACGTTCGGCACCGACCCGGCCGTGGTGCAGATGGATCGCGACGTGACCCTGGCGATCGCCGGCGACTGGGGCACCGGGCCGTTCGACAGCCATGCGCCGGCGGTGTCGGTGGCCAATCAGATGCAACTGGCCCAGGCCGATTTCACTGTTCATTTGGGCGATGTGTATTACGCCGGCAGTCATTCCCAGGAAGATGTCGACATGGCCGGTTGGCCGATGGGCACCCACGGCTCGTTCACCCTCAACTCCAACCACGAGATGTACAGCGGCGCCCACGGCTATTTCAAGGAACTGGCCAAGCGTTTTCCGGGGCAGCAGGGCACCAGTTATTTTGCCTTGATCAATGATGACTGGCTGGTGGTCGGGCTGGATTCCGCCTACGCGTCAGACGCGATGAATCTGTACATGGACGGCACCTTGAACGAGCCGCAGATCGAGTGGATGAAAGGCCTGCCGAAACGCAAAAAGATCATGGTGCTCAGCCATCATCAGGGCTTTGATATTTCCGGGCATAACAAGACGGCGTTGTATCAACCGGTGTGCGATGCGCTGGGGCGTGAACCGGATTACTGGTATTGGGGGCATCTGCACAACGGCATCGTCTATGCGCAGCAGGGTGGTTTGCATGCGCGCTGCGCAGGGCACGGGGCGATTCCGTATGGCAATGCCAGTGAGCTGGACGGGCATTCGCGGGTGTTGTGGTCGGAGACGCAGAGTGCGAAGGACCCGGCGTATCCGGATCGGGTGTTGAACGGCTACGCGAAAATCCGCTTGGTGGGGGAGGATATTTTTGAGGAGTTTATTGGCGAGGATGGTTCGGTGAGGTGGTCATCCAAGTGA
- a CDS encoding GMC family oxidoreductase yields the protein MTRISTPISEIKEHYDVIVIGSGYGGGIAASRLSRAGKRVCLLERGREIQPGEYPNTMIAATEELQVHDPDGHIGSRTGLFDLHVNAQQNVVVGCGLGGTSLINANVALEPEPGVFDDPRWPQAVREHRDTLLKDGYARAREMLKPNPYPSTAPNLPKLDANKKSADYLKQGAHFYKPPINVTFDKLPNNLNHVGVEQLPCNQCGDCVSGCNNKAKNTTLMNYLPDAWNHGAEIFCQAEVRHLERDGDGWIVHFQYLDSGREMFSAPTLFVKADIVVVSAGTLGSTEILLRSRDKGVVMSGQLGENMSGNGDILGFGHNCEQTINGIGFGAHPAKELHPVGPCITSVIDMRTEGDWRSRMVIEEGSIPGALGRPMVPAMAGFAEMIGVATDESFSGKVKYKEREAESFLRGPYYGALHNMQTYLIMSHDSGQGRMVLDSKDQLRIDWPGVGEQENFTLGNERLHQSTKALGGVWVENPIWTKLLKHSIVSVHPLGGCVMGEDAAQGVVNHKGQVFSGAAGTDVYANLYVTDGAVIPTSLAVNPLLTISAVSERNMGLLAADRGWQIDYTLPSAPRKQVAPPTLGVQFTETMKGYFSRAFTAAQSTDLKVYEAAAKRGEADNSPIDFTLTITANDLNRMIKEPEHAATIVGTVIAPALSPEPLTASNGVFNLFEQFEQQVDTRHMKYDMKLTAEDGNDYFFSAFKTVPEDNGVLNIWHDTSTLYVTLYRGPDKTGEVIGSGVMHIHPTDFAKQMTTMKVLNARNERERIEGLARFGKFFAGILWESYGGVFAGDIYFNPDAPPRLKRPLDAPVPAVHFFPTEDGVELRLTRYQAGSKGPVMLVHGLGVGSNIFSTDTIQTNLLEYLCKHDYDVWLLDFRVSILLPASKKEWNGDQIAQYDFKAAIAQIQQQTQAKDVQCVVHCYGATTFFMSLLAGLQGVRSVVCSQIAADTVVATATGLKAGLHLPGMLDAIGIKSMTAYADSKENWFNKLYDKALNGYARIEAQGYCTNPVCHRITFMYASLYRHDTLNETLHDNLHELFGESNIETFEHLALIVRKGHLVDFKGNDVYMPHFDRLTLPICFISGADNQCYLPESTLKTYQRLCDMHGPERYSRHVVPGYGHIDCMFGKNAVVDVYPIILEHLEKTALG from the coding sequence ATGACACGGATCTCAACGCCCATCAGCGAGATCAAGGAACACTACGATGTGATCGTTATCGGTTCAGGCTACGGCGGCGGTATTGCTGCCTCGCGCCTGTCCCGTGCCGGCAAGCGTGTGTGCCTGCTCGAACGCGGTCGGGAAATACAGCCCGGCGAATACCCCAACACCATGATCGCCGCCACCGAGGAACTGCAAGTGCACGACCCGGATGGCCATATCGGCTCGCGCACCGGGCTGTTCGATTTACACGTCAACGCCCAGCAAAACGTCGTGGTCGGTTGCGGCCTCGGCGGCACGTCGCTGATCAACGCCAACGTTGCCCTCGAGCCGGAGCCTGGTGTGTTCGATGATCCGCGCTGGCCGCAAGCCGTGCGTGAACACCGCGACACGCTGCTCAAGGACGGTTACGCCCGCGCCCGCGAGATGCTCAAACCCAATCCCTACCCGAGCACTGCACCGAATCTGCCCAAGCTCGACGCCAACAAGAAATCGGCGGATTACCTCAAGCAAGGCGCGCACTTCTACAAACCGCCGATCAACGTGACCTTCGACAAACTGCCGAACAACCTCAACCACGTCGGTGTCGAGCAACTGCCGTGCAACCAGTGCGGCGACTGCGTTTCGGGCTGTAACAACAAGGCCAAGAACACCACGCTGATGAACTATCTGCCGGACGCCTGGAACCACGGCGCGGAGATTTTCTGCCAGGCCGAAGTGCGGCATCTGGAGCGTGATGGCGACGGCTGGATCGTGCACTTCCAGTACCTCGACAGTGGGCGTGAGATGTTCAGTGCACCGACGTTGTTCGTGAAGGCGGATATCGTCGTGGTCTCCGCCGGCACGCTAGGCTCGACCGAAATTCTCCTTCGTTCGCGCGACAAGGGCGTGGTGATGTCCGGCCAGCTCGGCGAAAACATGAGCGGCAATGGTGACATCCTCGGCTTCGGCCACAACTGCGAACAGACCATCAACGGCATCGGTTTCGGCGCGCACCCGGCCAAGGAACTGCACCCGGTCGGTCCGTGCATCACCTCGGTGATCGACATGCGCACCGAAGGCGACTGGCGCAGCCGGATGGTCATCGAGGAAGGCTCGATCCCCGGCGCCCTCGGTCGGCCCATGGTGCCGGCGATGGCCGGGTTTGCCGAGATGATCGGCGTGGCCACCGATGAAAGCTTCAGCGGCAAGGTGAAGTACAAGGAGCGCGAAGCGGAAAGCTTCCTGCGCGGCCCGTATTACGGCGCACTGCACAACATGCAGACCTACCTGATCATGAGCCACGACAGCGGCCAGGGGCGGATGGTCCTCGACAGCAAGGATCAGTTGCGTATCGATTGGCCCGGCGTTGGCGAGCAGGAGAACTTCACACTCGGCAACGAGCGTCTGCACCAGAGCACCAAGGCGTTGGGCGGGGTCTGGGTGGAGAATCCGATCTGGACCAAGCTGCTCAAGCACAGCATCGTCTCGGTGCACCCGTTGGGCGGTTGCGTGATGGGTGAAGACGCGGCACAAGGCGTGGTCAATCACAAGGGTCAGGTGTTCAGTGGTGCCGCCGGCACCGATGTCTACGCCAATCTGTACGTGACCGACGGCGCGGTCATTCCGACGTCGCTGGCGGTCAATCCGCTGCTGACCATTTCCGCCGTGAGCGAGCGCAACATGGGCCTGCTCGCCGCCGACCGCGGTTGGCAGATCGACTACACGCTGCCGTCGGCACCGCGCAAACAAGTGGCGCCGCCGACCCTCGGCGTGCAGTTCACCGAAACCATGAAGGGCTATTTCTCCCGGGCCTTCACCGCCGCGCAAAGCACCGATCTGAAAGTCTATGAGGCGGCGGCCAAACGCGGCGAGGCGGACAATTCGCCGATCGACTTCACCCTGACCATCACCGCCAACGACCTCAACCGGATGATCAAGGAACCCGAGCACGCGGCCACGATTGTCGGCACCGTCATCGCCCCGGCGCTGTCGCCAGAACCGCTGACCGCCAGCAACGGTGTGTTCAACCTGTTTGAGCAATTCGAGCAACAGGTCGACACGCGCCACATGAAATACGATATGAAGCTGACCGCCGAGGACGGCAACGATTACTTTTTCAGTGCCTTCAAAACCGTGCCGGAAGACAACGGCGTGCTGAATATCTGGCACGACACCAGCACTTTGTACGTGACGCTGTATCGCGGGCCGGACAAGACCGGCGAGGTGATCGGCTCCGGGGTGATGCACATTCATCCGACCGATTTCGCCAAGCAGATGACCACCATGAAAGTGCTCAATGCGCGCAACGAGCGTGAGCGCATTGAAGGGCTGGCGCGCTTCGGCAAGTTCTTCGCCGGGATTCTCTGGGAAAGTTACGGCGGCGTGTTTGCCGGCGATATCTACTTCAACCCGGATGCACCGCCACGGTTGAAACGGCCGCTGGATGCACCCGTTCCGGCGGTGCATTTCTTCCCCACCGAGGATGGGGTCGAGTTGCGCCTGACCCGTTATCAGGCCGGCAGCAAAGGCCCGGTGATGCTGGTGCATGGTTTGGGCGTGGGCTCGAATATTTTTTCCACCGACACCATTCAGACCAACCTGCTGGAATACCTGTGCAAGCACGATTACGACGTCTGGCTGCTGGATTTCCGGGTGAGCATTCTGCTGCCGGCGAGCAAGAAGGAGTGGAACGGCGACCAGATCGCCCAATACGATTTCAAGGCTGCCATCGCGCAGATTCAACAGCAAACCCAGGCCAAAGATGTGCAATGTGTGGTGCATTGCTACGGCGCGACGACCTTCTTCATGTCGTTGCTCGCCGGTTTGCAGGGCGTGCGTTCGGTGGTCTGCTCGCAGATTGCCGCTGACACCGTAGTCGCCACGGCCACAGGGCTGAAGGCCGGGTTGCACCTGCCGGGGATGCTCGATGCGATCGGCATAAAGTCGATGACCGCTTACGCCGACAGCAAGGAGAACTGGTTCAACAAACTCTACGACAAGGCTCTTAACGGCTATGCGCGAATCGAGGCGCAGGGTTATTGCACCAACCCGGTGTGCCACCGCATCACTTTCATGTACGCGTCGCTGTATCGCCACGACACCCTCAACGAAACCCTGCACGACAACCTGCACGAGTTGTTCGGCGAATCGAACATCGAGACCTTCGAGCACCTGGCGCTGATCGTGCGCAAAGGGCATCTGGTGGATTTCAAAGGCAACGATGTGTACATGCCGCACTTTGACCGGCTGACCCTGCCGATCTGTTTTATCAGCGGCGCCGACAACCAGTGTTATTTGCCGGAAAGCACCCTCAAGACCTACCAGCGTTTGTGCGATATGCACGGGCCAGAGCGTTACAGCCGACACGTGGTGCCGGGCTACGGCCACATCGACTGCATGTTCGGCAAGAACGCGGTGGTCGATGTCTATCCGATCATCCTTGAACACCTGGAGAAAACTGCCCTCGGTTGA